A genome region from Anastrepha obliqua isolate idAnaObli1 chromosome 4, idAnaObli1_1.0, whole genome shotgun sequence includes the following:
- the LOC129243497 gene encoding decapping nuclease DXO homolog produces the protein MFSKPNTGLRVRPNRGENLPFPQIEKPRPIGYFSVVGGILREYEPSAQQLHYYRPPSPKKFPLDLNEGLQEAIKKPESVYDEGLDHILKFIFDHRDRLTKPLASSEGSLRSLYAEFVCWRGLLRLLMCTPYEYRNDWSIAVTRFNGTFYLWKRDTDQEKIQRAKESVQQRTFASYGFKFEQYCLSESPFLEPNSTGPVDECSEFSCVFTTKLGGLDVLYGAEMDGIISEQPVVLEGENATSLDNLKFIEVKVRQGNLNRNQLQSYNRHKTRNWWCQSFLVGIQDIYVGLRNERGLVDRIEHTEVRALPKQGVAHWTPNVCVTFLIEFLNRIRTLMADVNCPYTTFEFYFNSSRGTITYEIIKGKSEHSFLPDFYIELMHPKQPVVNENTIHLQRTGGTTVKNENV, from the exons ATGTTTTCAAAGCCTAATACAGGATTGCGCGTACGGCCCAATCGAGGCGAAAATTTACCATTTCCACAAATCGAAAAACCTAGGCCAATAGGATATTTTAGTGTAGTGGGTGGTATTTTACGTGAATACGAGCCTTCAGCACAACAATTGCACTACTATAGGCCGCCATCACCCAAAAAATTTCCGCTTGATCTGAATGAAGGTCTACAAGAAGCTATTAAAAAACCAGAATCCGTCTATGACGAAGGACTCGatcatattttgaaatttatattcgATCATCGCGATCGTCTTACAAAGCCATTGGCGTCCTCCGAAGGTTCTCTACGCAGCCTTTATGCCGAATTTGTGTGTTGGCGCGGTTTACTGCGTTTGCTTATGTGTACGCCGTATGAGTACCGAAATGATTGGTCGATTGCTGTAACGCGTTTCAACGGTACCTTCTATCTCTGGAAGCGTGACACAGACCAAGAAAAAATACAACGCGCTAAGGAATCTGTACAACAACGTACATTTGCTTCTTACGGATTTAAATTTGAACAATATTGCCTGTCag AATCACCATTTCTCGAACCGAACTCTACCGGACCTGTTGATGAGTGTAGTGAGTTTTCTTGTGTTTTTACAACCAAACTTGGCGGCTTGGATGTGCTCTATGGCGCTGAAATGGATGGAATCATAAGTGAACAACCTGTTGTGCT TGAAGGCGAAAATGCCACAAGCCTGGATAATTTGAAATTCATTGAGGTAAAAGTGCGACAAGGTAACTTAAATAGGAATCAACTTCAGTCCTATAATCGTCACAAAACTCGGAATTGGTGGTGCCAATCCTTTTTAGTTGGAATACAAGATATATATGTAGGACTACGGAACGAGAGAGGGCTGGTTGACCGAATCGAACACACAGAGGTACGCGCCCTACCCAAGCAAGGAGTG GCTCATTGGACACCAAATGTGTGCGTCACATTTCTCATCGAATTTTTAAACCGCATACGAACACTAATGGCCGACGTAAATTGTCCATATACTACTTTTGAGTTTTACTTCAACTCTAGTCGAGGTACTATAACgtatgaaataataaaaggcAAAAGTGAGCATTCTTTTTTGCCGGACTTCTATATAGAACTTATGCATCCCAAGCAGCCTGTTGTAAATGAAAACACGATTCATTTGCAGAGGACAGGTGGAACtacagtaaaaaatgaaaatgtctag
- the LOC129243496 gene encoding protein disulfide-isomerase A3, with translation MHRLLVILCLSVALVAGGEQDVLELTDDNFNAVLKEHETTLVMFYAPWCGHCKRLKPEYAKAAEIVKNDDPPIALAKVDCTEAGKETCGKFSVSGYPTLKIFRGDSVSQDYSGPREANGIVKYMRAQVGPASRNIKSLNEFNNFLDTKDTTVFGFFEDPDVALAKLFLKFADNNREKYRFGHSSDADVLAKFGETEKIVLIRAPHLANKFEESTVKFEGSTEPELSAFIKENFHGLVGQRTQDTVRDFKNPLIVAYYSVDYVKNPKGTNYWRNRVLKVAKEFINKASFAISAKDDFQHELNEYGYDFVGDKPVILARDEKNLKYALKEEFSVENLREFVEKLLDGELEPYVKSEAIPENNNAPVKIAVAKNFDEVVLNNNKDTLVEFYAPWCGHCKKLAPVFDEVAEKLLDEDVALVKMDATANDVPPEFNVRGFPTLFWLPKDAKDKPVAYNEGREADDFIKYIAKHSTEELKGFDRSGKPKKTEL, from the exons ATGCACAGATTATTAGTAATTCTATGCCTTTCTGTGGCATTGGTTGCTGGAGGAGAGCAAGATGTGCTGGAATTGACTGATGATAATTTCAATGCTGTGCTAAAAGAGCACGAAACCACACTGGTTATGTTTTATGCGCCATG GTGTGGGCATTGTAAAAGACTGAAGCCAGAGTATGCAAAAGCAGCAGAAATTGTGAAGAATGACGACCCTCCTATTGCTTTGGCAAAA GTTGACTGTACAGAGGCCGGAAAAGAAACATGCGGTAAATTCTCAGTCAGCGGTTATCCCACACTTAAAATATTCCGCGGCGATTCAGTTTCGCAAGACTACAGTGGTCCTCGTGAGGCAAATGGTATCGTGAAGTACATGAGGGCTCAAGTTGGACCTGCTTCTAGAAATATTAAGTCGCTCAACGAATTTAATAATTTCCTTGACACGAAGGATACAACTGTTTTCGGCTTTTTCGAAGATCCAGATGTAGCCCTAGCTAAATTGTTCCTCAAATTTGCTGATAACAATCGCGAGAAATATCGTTTTGGCCATAGTAGCGATGCTGACGTGCTGGCTAAATTTGGAGAAAC TGAAAAGATTGTGCTTATCCGTGCACCACATCTGGCCAACAAATTCGAGGAATCGACTGTTAAATTTGAGGGATCAACTGAACCTGAATTAAGTGCGTTTATTAAGGAgaattt ccATGGTTTAGTCGGCCAACGCACTCAGGATACAGTACGCGATTTCAAAAATCCACTTATTGTTGCATATTACTCAGTTGATTATGTAAAGAACCCTAAGGGCACAAATTACTGGCGCAATCGTGTTCTCAAAGTAGCAaaagaatttattaataaaGCGTCGTTTGCTATTAGTGCAAAGGATGATTTCCAACATGAATTGAATGAATATGGTTATGATTTCGTTGGTGATAAACCAGTCATCCTTGCACGAGACGAAAAGAATCTCAAATATGCACTGAAGGAGGAGTTCTCTGTTGAAAATCTCCGTGAATTTGTTGAAAAGTTGCTTGATGGCGAACTTGAGCCATACGTAAAGTCTGAAGCCATTCCCGAAAATAATAACGCTCCGGTAAAAATTGCGGTAGCGAAAAACTTTGATGAAGTAgtattaaataataacaaagatACATTGGTTGAATTCTATGCACCATGGTGCGGACACTGTAAGAAATTGGCGCCAGTATTTGATGAGGTTGCCGAAAAATTGCTGGATGAAGACGTAGCACTAGTAAAAATGGACGCTACTGCCAACGATGTACCACCGGAATTCAATGTCCGCGGTTTCCCGACACTTTTCTGGTTGCCTAAAGATGCCAAAGATAAGCCTGTTGCTTACAACGAAGGCCGTGAAGCTGATGACTTTATAAAATACATCGCCAAACACTCTACAGAGGAGCTTAAGGGCTTTGATCGTAGCGGCAAACCGAAGAAAACCGAACTGTAG
- the LOC129243498 gene encoding transposable element Hobo transposase isoform X1: protein MSNKRKSEIELHLRNEDKRYSLFTPTSVRSSVWKHFQVIKFLDTVENFARCNHCAEILSYAPRSGTGSLLRHRCVRVRANNSQKNLPATQSVSSFIRSMLPKKTKEDILKSQLEFISKDLKSLNTTEGDGFRKFAQALINIGAEYGKQNIEEILVSRPILINSLIPAEYFNIKNQLEYILSNNHAAFSTDTWIDESSQRSFLALTAHYINDEFILDSSLLGTREFILPAKETSDRIHYFVMDILNEFQIKDKLNQSVIVTENSSEFVEAFRSYKRISCICHNLTIFMREVLENSAIKEIRELLEASKGLANFCENSELNSLLTISVKQNGTEGFSAIFDTLLSIFTMYNEIEQALMERNEWQEIAGINFHLLDRVLSFFRPFKECFEILSSQTSTVIAEYCFWYEKLQRCCIISPLDSEVISELKTSAKSILEQKMKPDIMHYAACFLNPLYKRMAFLSEEQRKQSRIAVNILMEDFKKQQERDIGILMQSEAGSVDTNNVPSASNAHRDFCNDLNLHNGDCNGLNDIEIDNELYKYLEMETEHRNLLDFWKNTLDLPLLRTVARQILNIPASCTKCGRARFSLGDILEGGKAKISSESIDHLLFLHKNTGYTTVKHESNSMET, encoded by the exons ATGAGCAATAAAAGGAAATCGGAAATAGAACTCCATTTAAGAAATGAAGACAAAAGATATTCACTGTTTACTCCTACCTCTGTGCGGAGTTCCGTGTGGAAACATTTTCAAGTAATAAAATTCTTGGACACTGTGGAAAACTTTGCACGTTGTAACCATTGCGCAGAGATTTTGTCATATGCACCTAGAAGCGGTACGGGCAGCCTGTTGCGCCATCGCTGCGTGCGTGTTAGAGCAAATAATTCGCAAAAAAATCTACCGGCAACACAAAGCGTTTCAAGTTTTATTCGTAGCATGTTGCCCAAGAAGACAAAAGAAGATATATTAAAATCGCAACTAGAATTTATCTCGAAAGATTTAAAATCTCTTAATACTACAGAAG GGGACGGATTTAGGAAATTCGCTCAAGCTTTAATAAATATTGGTGCAGAATATGGCAagcaaaatattgaagaaatattgGTTTCTCGCCCAATTCTGATAAACAGTCTTATTCCAGCAGAATATTTCAACATAAAGAATCAATTAGAATATATTCTATCAAATAACCATGCCGCCTTTTCTACCGACACTTGGATCGATGAAAGCTCGCAACGTAGTTTTTTGGCATTAACTGCTCATTATATTAATGATGAGTTTATTTTAGATTCAAGTTTATTAGGAACGCGAGAGTTTATATTACCTGCCAAAGAAACCAGTGATCGCATCCATTATTTCGTTATGGACATACTGAATGAATTTCAGATCAAAGATAAGTTAAACCAGAGTGTAATTGTTACCGAAAACTCGTCGGAGTTTGTTGAAGCTTTTCGCAGTTATAAACGTATTTCATGCATCTGTCACAATTTAACCATATTTATGAGAGAAGTTTTGGAAAACAGTGCAATAAAAGAAATTCGCGAACTACTAGAAGCCTCAAAAGGTTTAGCCAACTTCTGCGAAAACTCAGAGTTAAATAGTTTATTGACGATTTCTGTGAAGCAAAATGGAACTGAGGGATTTAGTGCGATATTCGACACTCTTTTGAGTATTTTCACCATGTATAATGAAATCGAACAAGCCTTAATGGAACGAAATGAATGGCAAGAAATCGCCGGCATTAACTTTCATCTTTTAGATCGTGTTCTTTCATTTTTCAGACCTTTTAAAGAATGCTTTGAAATTCTGAGCTCACAAACTTCGACAGTAATAGCAGAATATTGCTTCTGGTATGAAAAATTACAGAGATGTTGTATTATTAGTCCATTGGATTCTGAAGTAATTTCAGAATTAAAAACATCTGCAAAAAGCATCTTGGAGCAAAAAATGAAACCCGATATTATGCACTATGCCGCATGTTTTCTTAATCCACTATATAAAAGAATGGCATTTTTGTCGGAAGAACAGCGTAAACAGTCTCGAATAGCAGTCAATATACTGATGGAAGATTTTAAGAAGCAACAAGAAAGAGATATAGGCATTTTAATGCAATCAGAAGCTGGTTCCGTGGACACTAATAATGTGCCATCAGCATCAAACGCACATAGAGATTTTTGCAACGATTTAAATCTGCATAATGGAGATTGCAACGGTTTAAATGATATCGAAATCGATAATgaattgtataaatatttggaaatggaaactgaGCATCGCAACTTATtggatttttggaaaaatacgtTAGATCTTCCATTACTAAGGACTGTGGCTCggcaaatattaaatataccCGCTAGCTGTACAAAATGTGGAAGAGCTAGGTTTAGCTTGGGTGATATTTTAGAAGGAGGAAAGGCGAAGATTTCAAGTGAAAGCATTgatcatttattgtttttacacaaaaatacggGATATACTACAGTTAAACACGAAAGCAACTCAATGGAAACATAA
- the LOC129243498 gene encoding uncharacterized protein LOC129243498 isoform X2: protein MDILNEFQIKDKLNQSVIVTENSSEFVEAFRSYKRISCICHNLTIFMREVLENSAIKEIRELLEASKGLANFCENSELNSLLTISVKQNGTEGFSAIFDTLLSIFTMYNEIEQALMERNEWQEIAGINFHLLDRVLSFFRPFKECFEILSSQTSTVIAEYCFWYEKLQRCCIISPLDSEVISELKTSAKSILEQKMKPDIMHYAACFLNPLYKRMAFLSEEQRKQSRIAVNILMEDFKKQQERDIGILMQSEAGSVDTNNVPSASNAHRDFCNDLNLHNGDCNGLNDIEIDNELYKYLEMETEHRNLLDFWKNTLDLPLLRTVARQILNIPASCTKCGRARFSLGDILEGGKAKISSESIDHLLFLHKNTGYTTVKHESNSMET, encoded by the coding sequence ATGGACATACTGAATGAATTTCAGATCAAAGATAAGTTAAACCAGAGTGTAATTGTTACCGAAAACTCGTCGGAGTTTGTTGAAGCTTTTCGCAGTTATAAACGTATTTCATGCATCTGTCACAATTTAACCATATTTATGAGAGAAGTTTTGGAAAACAGTGCAATAAAAGAAATTCGCGAACTACTAGAAGCCTCAAAAGGTTTAGCCAACTTCTGCGAAAACTCAGAGTTAAATAGTTTATTGACGATTTCTGTGAAGCAAAATGGAACTGAGGGATTTAGTGCGATATTCGACACTCTTTTGAGTATTTTCACCATGTATAATGAAATCGAACAAGCCTTAATGGAACGAAATGAATGGCAAGAAATCGCCGGCATTAACTTTCATCTTTTAGATCGTGTTCTTTCATTTTTCAGACCTTTTAAAGAATGCTTTGAAATTCTGAGCTCACAAACTTCGACAGTAATAGCAGAATATTGCTTCTGGTATGAAAAATTACAGAGATGTTGTATTATTAGTCCATTGGATTCTGAAGTAATTTCAGAATTAAAAACATCTGCAAAAAGCATCTTGGAGCAAAAAATGAAACCCGATATTATGCACTATGCCGCATGTTTTCTTAATCCACTATATAAAAGAATGGCATTTTTGTCGGAAGAACAGCGTAAACAGTCTCGAATAGCAGTCAATATACTGATGGAAGATTTTAAGAAGCAACAAGAAAGAGATATAGGCATTTTAATGCAATCAGAAGCTGGTTCCGTGGACACTAATAATGTGCCATCAGCATCAAACGCACATAGAGATTTTTGCAACGATTTAAATCTGCATAATGGAGATTGCAACGGTTTAAATGATATCGAAATCGATAATgaattgtataaatatttggaaatggaaactgaGCATCGCAACTTATtggatttttggaaaaatacgtTAGATCTTCCATTACTAAGGACTGTGGCTCggcaaatattaaatataccCGCTAGCTGTACAAAATGTGGAAGAGCTAGGTTTAGCTTGGGTGATATTTTAGAAGGAGGAAAGGCGAAGATTTCAAGTGAAAGCATTgatcatttattgtttttacacaaaaatacggGATATACTACAGTTAAACACGAAAGCAACTCAATGGAAACATAA